The following proteins are encoded in a genomic region of Nicotiana sylvestris chromosome 4, ASM39365v2, whole genome shotgun sequence:
- the LOC138889132 gene encoding uncharacterized protein: MAELFIKQAQQYSKGRPSYPDELFNFIASKTPCHDLVWDVGTGSGQAAQSLAKLYKNVIATDTSPKQLEFAVKVPNVQYICTSPKMSMAEIETKIGTESSVDLVTIAQAMHWFDLPTFYQQVKWLLKKPNGVIAAWCYTVPEVNNSVDPIFEKFYTVDAGPYWESPRKLVDEKYKTIDFPFEPVSGCDHNGPFEFKIEKVMDLNSYFTYLKSWSAYQTAKEKGVELLTDDVVEKFTSVWNEDGESQKTVSFPIYLRIGKVGNL; encoded by the exons ATGGCAGAGTTGTTTATTAAGCAGGCACAACAATACTCAAAGGGCCGGCCAAGTTATCCTGATGAATTGTTCAATTTTATAGCTTCAAAAACCCCTTGTCATGACCTTGTTTGGGATGTTGGCACTGGCAGTGGCCAGGctgctcaatct TTAGCTAAGCTCTACAAGAATGTAATAGCCACAGACACAAGTCCAAAGCAGCTTGAATTTGCAGTAAAGGTCCCTAATGTTCAATATATATGTACCTCTCCCAAGATGTCAATGGCCGAAATCGAAACCAAAATAGGAACAGAGTCAAGTGTAGATTTAGTAACAATTGCTCAAGCAATGCATTGGTTTGATCTTCCAACTTTTTATCAACAAGTGAAATGGTTACTCAAGAAACCAAATGGAGTAATAGCAGCCTGGTGTTACACTGTGCCAGAAGTAAACAATTCAGTGGATCcaatttttgagaaattttaCACAGTTGATGCTGGACCATATTGGGAATCTCCGAGAAAATTAGTGGATGAAAAGTATAAAACTATTGACTTCCCATTTGAGCCTGTAAGTGGTTGTGATCACAATGGACCATTTGAGTTCAAGATTGAGAAAGTGATGGACTTGAATTCTTATTTCACATACTTGAAGTCATGGTCAGCTTATCAAACTGCAAAAGAAAAGGGTGTTGAGCTCTTGACTGATGATGTTGTTGAAAAATTCACAAGTGTTTGGAATGAAGATGGAGAGAGTCAGAAAACTGTGTCTTTCCCAATTTACTTGAGGATTGGCAAAGTTGGAAATTTGTAA